From Quercus lobata isolate SW786 chromosome 1, ValleyOak3.0 Primary Assembly, whole genome shotgun sequence, one genomic window encodes:
- the LOC115950270 gene encoding uncharacterized protein LOC115950270 — translation MKDRAGNWIKGEREIAEFIRNGYVELFSSSHSHAIRSNWDSPFWHSYLVDSEAEKLTLPVSDEDIKAGLWFLKAFKASSFDGLHAGFFHRFLLLVGDSVRDKVKNIFTSGKIPEYLNQTIITLIPKCKNLEAFNHYCPIRLCNMVYKIESNWFDQFNYED, via the coding sequence ATGAAAGATAGAGCTGGTAATTGGATCAAGGGGGAAAGAGAGATAGCGGAGTTTATTAGAAATGGATATGTTGAATTATTTTCATCTAGTCACAGCCATGCTATCCGCTCTAACTGGGATTCGCCCTTTTGGCATAGTTATCTTGTTGATTCAGAAGCTGAAAAGCTTACTCTCCCAGTCTCTGATGAAGATATCAAGGCTGGTCTTTGGTTTCTTAAGGCTTTCAAGGCCTCGAGTTTCGATGGCCTTCACGCGGGATTTTTCCATCGCTTTTTGTTGTTGGTGGGTGACTCAGTAAGAGACaaagtgaaaaatatttttacctcCGGGAAGATACCTGAGTACCTGAACCAGACGATCATCACCCTTATTCCCAAATGCAAGAACCTTGAAGCTTTCAATCACTATTGTCCAATTAGGTTATGCAATATGGTTTATAAAATTGAATCTAATTGGTTTGACCAGTTTAATTATGAGGATTAA
- the LOC115981870 gene encoding G-type lectin S-receptor-like serine/threonine-protein kinase LECRK3, whose translation MSLALPHPLSFLFLVLLLPYFTRAQTSKNQSLGSSLTADNKDSYWAAPKGEFAFGFQQIGKGGYLLAIWFNKIPEKTIVWSANGDNLVPGGSKVELTKDGRFVLNDPTGNEIWKVDSVGSRVAYAAMLDSGNFVLASQDSSLWWESFDHPTDTILPSQTMNQGSKLVARYSERNYSNGRFQFTLQSDGNLVLETRAFPLDSSNSAYWSSKTVGSGYQVVFNRSGSIYLIAKNGSTVNYITSNAGSTQDFYQRAILEYDGVLRHYVYPKISTNSSIIRRWPMAWSSLSTFIPSNICKDIVEGTGGGACGFNSYCKLGDDQRPNCQCPDGYTFVDPDDVMKGCKPNFLQQSCDKALPETDLFYFQPMLNTDWPLSDYEHFQGQTEDWCRKACLDDCFCAVAIFRNGECWKKKFPVSNGRMDSSVGGKALIKIRKDNSTLKPSCADSKKKDHSTLILIGSVLLSSSVFLNLLLFLAAFLLVFRFNNSKPLNPVMPGMNLQSFTYEELREATNGFKEELGSGSFATVYKGVLKSEDRYPVAVKKLNNMVRESDIEFTAEVRAIGRTNHRNLVQLLGFCNEGQHRLLVYEFMSNASLASFLFGGSQPNWYQRMRIALGTARGLCYLHEECSTQTIHCDIKPQNILLDDSFTARISDFGLAKLLKTDQTRTTTRIRGTKGYVAPEWFRNMPVTVKVDVYSFGILFLELICCRRSFEAEAQDEDQMILADWAYDCFKDRKLELLVENDEEALNEKKRMEKYVMIALWCIQEDPSLRPTMKKVVQMMEGAVEVSVPPDPSSFISSM comes from the coding sequence ATGTCTTTAGCACTACCACATCCTCTCTCCTTCTTGTTTCTTGTTCTATTGCTGCCATATTTCACCAGAGCTCAAACATCCAAAAACCAATCTTTAGGCTCATCCCTCACTGCAGACAACAAGGACTCTTACTGGGCAGCGCCTAAAGGTGAATTTGCTTTTGGTTTCCAACAAATTGGAAAGGGAGGCTATCTACTTGCCATCTGGTTCAACAAAATCCCTGAAAAAACCATTGTCTGGTCAGCCAATGGAGATAATCTTGTGCCAGGAGGATCCAAAGTTGAGCTTACCAAAGATGGCAGATTTGTTCTCAATGACCCAACAGGCAATGAGATATGGAAAGTTGACTCAGTCGGTTCAAGAGTTGCCTATGCAGCCATGCTTGATAGTGGAAACTTCGTGCTAGCAAGCCAGGATTCTAGCCTTTGGTGGGAGAGTTTTGATCATCCAACTGATACAATATTACCTTCACAGACAATGAATCAGGGCAGCAAACTTGTAGCTCGTTACTCAGAAAGGAATTACTCCAATGGAAGGTTCCAGTTTACACTGCAATCAGATGGAAATCTTGTGCTTGAAACTAGAGCTTTCCCCTTGGATTCTTCTAATTCAGCTTATTGGTCAAGTAAAACTGTAGGCAGTGGCTATCAGGTGGTCTTCAATCGGTCTGGCTCCATATACCTTATAGCAAAAAATGGAAGCACGGTTAATTATATAACATCAAATGCTGGTTCCACACAGGACTTCTATCAGAGAGCAATTCTTGAATATGATGGTGTTTTAAGGCATTATGTATACCCAAAAATCAGCACTAATAGTTCAATTATCAGAAGGTGGCCTATGGCCTGGTCTTCTTTGTCAACCTTCATACCTTCTAACATCTGCAAGGATATTGTTGAAGGCACAGGTGGTGGAGCTTGTGGATTCAACAGCTACTGCAAACTAGGAGATGATCAAAGACCAAATTGCCAATGTCCAGATGGATACACCTTTGTTGATCCAGATGATGTTATGAAGGGATGCAAACCAAACTTTCTTCAACAAAGTTGTGATAAAGCATTGCCAGAAACTGATCTTTTCTATTTTCAGCCCATGCTGAATACAGATTGGCCCCTGTCTGATTATGAGCACTTTCAAGGCCAAACTGAGGATTGGTGCAGGAAAGCTTGCTTGGATGATTGTTTCTGCGCTGTTGCTATTTTCAGAAATGGGGAGTGTTGGAAGAAGAAATTCCCTGTCTCAAATGGGAGGATGGATTCCAGTGTTGGAGGAAAAGCTCTgatcaaaataagaaaagacaATTCTACTTTGAAGCCTTCATGTGCAGATTCAAAGAAGAAAGATCATTCAACACTGATACTCATTGGATCAGTGCTCTTAAGCAGCTCAGTGTTTCTTAACTTACTCTTGTTTTTGGCAGCCTTTTTGCTTGTTTTTCGTTTCAATAATTCGAAGCCATTGAACCCAGTTATGCCAGGCATGAACTTGCAAAGCTTCACTTATGAGGAGCTAAGAGAAGCCACAAATGGATTCAAGGAAGAGCTGGGGAGTGGTTCCTTTGCAACAGTATATAAGGGGGTTCTAAAATCTGAGGATAGGTACCCTGTTGcagttaaaaaattgaataatatggTGAGAGAAAGCGACATAGAGTTCACAGCTGAAGTGAGGGCTATTGGCAGAACAAACCACAGAAATTTGGTCCAACTGCTAGGATTCTGCAATGAGGGGCAGCACCGGCTTCTTGTATATGAATTCATGAGTAATGCTTCTCTAGCAAGCTTCCTCTTTGGCGGTTCACAGCCGAATTGGTATCAAAGAATGAGAATTGCTTTAGGAACTGCAAGAGGCCTCTGTTACTTGCATGAAGAGTGCAGCACCCAGACCATACATTGCGACATCAAGCCACAAAACATCCTCCTGGACGACTCTTTTACAGCTAGAATTTCTGACTTTGGATTAGCCAAGCTTTTGAAAACAGACCAGACTCGAACTACTACTAGAATCAGGGGCACTAAAGGGTATGTTGCCCCAGAATGGTTCAGAAACATGCCTGTTACAGTTAAGGTAGATGTTTACAGCTTTGGCATTTTGTTCCTAGAGCTCATTTGCTGCAGGAGGAGTTTCGAAGCAGAGGCACAGGATGAGGATCAGATGATACTAGCTGACTGGGCTTATGATTGCTTTAAAGATAGGAAATTGGAGCTGTTAGTGGAGAATGATGAGGAGGCATTAAATGAAAAGAAGAGAATGGAGAAATATGTGATGATTGCACTATGGTGCATCCAGGAGGATCCATCACTAAGGCCAACAATGAAAAAAGTGGTACAAATGATGGAAGGAGCTGTTGAGGTCTCGGTTCCTCCAGATCCATCCTCATTTATCAGTTCAATGTAA